One part of the Aliivibrio fischeri ATCC 7744 = JCM 18803 = DSM 507 genome encodes these proteins:
- the trxA gene encoding thioredoxin TrxA yields the protein MSDKILQLTDGGFEESVINAAGPVLVDFWAEWCGPCKMIAPILDEIADEYEGKLTIGKLNIDQNAGTPPKFGIRGIPTLLLFKDGGVAATKVGALSKTQLKEFLDANL from the coding sequence ATGAGCGACAAAATTTTGCAGCTTACAGATGGCGGTTTTGAAGAAAGTGTAATCAACGCTGCAGGCCCTGTACTAGTAGATTTCTGGGCAGAATGGTGTGGTCCTTGTAAAATGATTGCCCCGATTCTGGATGAGATTGCTGATGAGTACGAAGGCAAACTAACGATTGGTAAATTAAATATCGATCAAAATGCTGGTACACCACCAAAATTTGGTATTCGTGGCATTCCAACGCTACTTCTTTTCAAAGATGGCGGCGTAGCTGCAACGAAAGTGGGTGCACTTTCAAAGACTCAACTTAAAGAGTTTCTTGATGCAAACCTATAA
- the gppA gene encoding guanosine-5'-triphosphate,3'-diphosphate diphosphatase translates to MKSSTMSPMYAAIDLGSNSFHMLVVRHINGSVQTMAKIKRKVRLAAGLNENNTLSHEAMQRGWDCLSLFAERLQDIPVENIRIVGTATLRVASNVDIFLEKANQILGHNINVIEGEEEARMIYQGVAHTSGGNGRRLVVDIGGASTELIIGEGFEAQALTSLKMGCVTWLEGYFKDRALTQKNFDAAIAGAKETLAPILQQYTDLGWQTCVGASGTVQALQEIMLAQGMDEVITLAKLKRLQKQAMQYEHLEELDIDGLTLERALVFPSGLSILIAIFELLNIDSMTLAGGALREGLCYGMIDELQHDEVCQRTIKSTQQRYQLDVGYAQQVTDLSIQLVQQCGNDWLTEPQALPLLTAATQLHEIGMCIDYKKGGEHSAYLINALDLPGFTRAQKHLIGELLRRYREYFSAMPTQHAVSDISAQRMLRILRLAIILTHRRDVNLAPAVTLSEKNDVLSLSIDGTWLAANPLTRSELEIEADKQTNIGWDLVIDARD, encoded by the coding sequence ATGAAAAGTTCAACAATGTCACCAATGTATGCCGCCATCGATTTAGGCTCCAATAGCTTCCATATGCTTGTTGTGCGTCATATAAATGGTAGTGTGCAAACCATGGCTAAAATTAAACGTAAAGTTCGTTTAGCTGCGGGATTAAATGAAAATAACACACTCAGCCATGAAGCTATGCAACGTGGGTGGGATTGTTTGAGCTTATTTGCAGAACGTCTGCAAGACATCCCTGTAGAAAATATTCGCATTGTCGGTACAGCAACGCTGCGTGTCGCTAGCAATGTGGATATCTTCTTAGAAAAAGCCAATCAAATCTTAGGTCACAACATTAACGTGATCGAAGGCGAAGAAGAAGCTCGTATGATTTACCAAGGAGTTGCGCACACTTCAGGTGGTAATGGCCGTCGTTTAGTCGTTGATATCGGCGGAGCAAGTACAGAGCTAATTATTGGTGAAGGCTTTGAAGCACAAGCACTCACAAGCTTAAAAATGGGTTGTGTAACTTGGCTAGAAGGCTACTTTAAAGATCGTGCCCTAACCCAAAAGAACTTTGATGCAGCAATTGCCGGCGCTAAAGAGACGTTAGCTCCAATTTTACAGCAATATACTGACTTAGGTTGGCAGACCTGTGTTGGAGCCAGTGGTACGGTACAAGCATTGCAAGAAATTATGTTGGCGCAAGGCATGGATGAGGTCATCACCTTAGCCAAGCTAAAGCGCCTTCAAAAGCAAGCAATGCAATATGAACACTTAGAAGAGTTAGATATTGATGGGTTAACACTTGAGCGAGCATTAGTGTTCCCAAGCGGTTTATCCATCCTTATTGCTATTTTTGAATTATTAAACATCGATTCTATGACTCTAGCTGGCGGCGCGTTACGTGAAGGCCTATGCTACGGAATGATCGATGAACTGCAACACGATGAAGTGTGTCAACGCACAATAAAGAGCACCCAACAGCGTTATCAATTAGACGTTGGCTACGCTCAACAAGTCACCGACCTCTCAATTCAACTTGTGCAGCAATGTGGTAACGACTGGCTTACTGAGCCACAAGCATTGCCATTGCTTACTGCGGCAACTCAGCTTCATGAAATTGGTATGTGTATTGATTATAAAAAAGGTGGAGAGCACTCAGCCTATTTAATTAACGCACTGGATTTACCTGGTTTCACTCGCGCTCAAAAACACTTAATTGGTGAGTTATTACGCCGTTACCGCGAATATTTCTCAGCCATGCCAACTCAACATGCAGTTTCTGATATCTCCGCTCAACGCATGCTACGTATTTTACGTTTAGCGATTATTCTCACTCATCGTCGTGATGTGAATTTAGCGCCTGCTGTAACGCTATCAGAAAAAAATGATGTTTTGTCATTGTCGATTGATGGGACTTGGCTGGCGGCGAATCCTCTAACGAGATCGGAGTTAGAGATTGAAGCGGATAAGCAGACGAATATTGGTTGGGATTTGGTTATAGATGCTAGGGACTAG
- the fre gene encoding NAD(P)H-flavin reductase: MPINCKVKSIEPLACNTFRILLHPEQPVAFKAGQYLTVVMGEKDKRPFSIASSPCRHEGEIELHIGAAEHNAYAGEVVESMKSALETGGDILIDAPHGEAWIREDSDRSMLLIAGGTGFSYVRSILDHCISQQIQKPIYLYWGGRDECQLYAKAELESIAQAHSHITFVPVVEKSEGWTGKTGNVLEAVKADFNSLADMDIYIAGRFEMAGAAREQFTTEKQAKKEQLFGDAFAFI; this comes from the coding sequence ATGCCAATCAATTGCAAAGTAAAGTCTATCGAGCCATTGGCTTGTAATACTTTTCGAATTTTACTTCACCCAGAACAGCCTGTTGCTTTTAAAGCAGGCCAATACCTAACGGTTGTTATGGGTGAAAAAGACAAACGCCCATTCTCAATCGCAAGTAGTCCTTGTCGCCACGAAGGTGAAATTGAGTTACATATTGGTGCCGCAGAGCACAATGCTTATGCCGGAGAAGTGGTTGAATCAATGAAATCGGCACTAGAAACGGGTGGTGATATTTTAATTGATGCGCCTCATGGTGAAGCGTGGATCCGTGAAGACAGCGATCGTTCAATGTTATTGATTGCTGGCGGTACAGGTTTTAGTTACGTACGTTCAATTCTTGATCACTGTATTAGCCAACAGATTCAAAAACCAATTTACCTATACTGGGGTGGTCGTGATGAATGCCAACTGTATGCAAAAGCAGAATTAGAGAGCATTGCTCAAGCGCATAGCCATATTACGTTTGTGCCAGTGGTTGAGAAAAGTGAAGGCTGGACAGGTAAAACGGGTAATGTGTTAGAAGCGGTAAAAGCCGATTTTAACTCACTAGCAGATATGGATATTTACATCGCAGGTCGCTTTGAAATGGCTGGTGCAGCACGTGAGCAGTTCACCACTGAAAAACAAGCGAAGAAAGAGCAGCTGTTTGGTGATGCATTCGCATTTATCTAA
- the ubiD gene encoding 4-hydroxy-3-polyprenylbenzoate decarboxylase, with the protein MQYKDLRDFIGHLEDIGQLKRISHPIDPHYEMTEISDRTLRAGGPALLFENPIGYDIPVLTNLFGTPERVAIGMGRKDVLELREVGKLLAYLKEPEPPKGFKDALDKLPVFKQVLNMPTKNIRKAACQQIVWQGDDVDLDKIPVMSCWADDVAPLLTWGLTITKGPHKKRQNLGIYRQQKLSKNKVIMRWLAHRGGALDLRDWMETHPGEPFPVSVAFGADPATILGAVTPVPDTLSEYAFAGLLRGSRTEITKSISNDLEVPASAEIVLEGYIDPTEFADEGPYGDHTGYYNEVEKHHVFTVTHITMRKEPIYHSTYTGRPPDEPAVLGVALNEVFVPILQKQFPEIIDFYLPPEGCSYRMAVVTMKKQYPGHAKRVMMGVWSFLRQFMYTKFVLVCDEEVNARDWSQVTAAMSQHMDPARDSLMIENTPIDSLDFASPVVGLGSKIGLDITKKWDAELALSPNVECSLTSSEQIEGCIAEITKICPEIIEIHLQNDNANMVVVSINKQAAGNAKKIMDAIWAQFEENKFVIVCDDDVNVSDWNDIIWAVTTRMDPARDTLFLQSEGETSKMGLDATNKWEGECLREWGTPIKKDPEVVAKIDAIWNELGIFK; encoded by the coding sequence ATGCAATATAAGGATTTACGTGATTTTATCGGCCATTTGGAAGATATTGGTCAGCTAAAACGCATTTCACACCCCATTGACCCTCATTATGAAATGACAGAGATCAGCGATCGTACTTTACGTGCGGGTGGTCCTGCTTTGCTATTTGAAAATCCAATTGGCTATGATATTCCGGTTTTAACTAACTTATTTGGTACGCCAGAGCGTGTCGCTATCGGCATGGGCCGCAAAGACGTTTTAGAACTGCGTGAAGTAGGTAAATTACTTGCGTACTTAAAAGAGCCTGAGCCACCAAAAGGCTTTAAAGATGCATTAGATAAATTGCCAGTCTTTAAGCAAGTGTTGAACATGCCAACGAAGAATATTCGTAAAGCGGCATGCCAACAGATTGTTTGGCAGGGCGATGATGTTGATCTTGATAAAATTCCTGTAATGAGTTGTTGGGCTGATGATGTGGCTCCGTTATTAACGTGGGGCTTAACAATTACCAAAGGCCCACATAAAAAACGCCAAAACTTAGGTATTTACCGTCAGCAGAAGCTGAGTAAAAACAAAGTGATCATGCGTTGGCTTGCTCACCGTGGCGGTGCTTTGGATTTACGTGACTGGATGGAAACGCATCCAGGAGAGCCGTTTCCTGTTTCTGTGGCGTTTGGTGCCGATCCAGCAACGATTTTAGGTGCAGTAACGCCTGTGCCTGATACTTTATCTGAATATGCGTTTGCAGGTCTTCTGCGAGGTAGCAGAACTGAAATAACCAAATCCATCAGTAATGATTTAGAAGTACCAGCCAGCGCTGAGATTGTCCTTGAGGGTTATATTGATCCAACTGAATTTGCCGATGAAGGCCCTTATGGGGATCATACCGGTTACTACAATGAAGTTGAAAAACACCATGTGTTTACGGTTACGCACATTACCATGCGTAAAGAGCCAATTTATCACAGTACGTATACTGGACGCCCACCAGATGAACCCGCGGTTTTAGGTGTGGCATTAAACGAAGTGTTTGTGCCTATTTTACAAAAGCAGTTTCCTGAAATTATTGATTTTTATCTTCCTCCTGAAGGGTGTTCGTACCGCATGGCGGTTGTGACAATGAAGAAGCAATATCCAGGTCATGCTAAACGTGTGATGATGGGAGTATGGTCATTCTTACGTCAGTTTATGTACACCAAGTTTGTATTGGTTTGCGATGAAGAGGTGAATGCTCGAGATTGGTCACAAGTAACGGCGGCAATGTCTCAGCATATGGATCCGGCTCGTGACAGTTTGATGATAGAAAATACGCCGATAGATTCATTAGATTTTGCTTCACCTGTGGTGGGATTAGGTTCAAAAATTGGCTTAGATATCACGAAAAAATGGGATGCAGAATTAGCATTATCACCAAACGTGGAATGTTCATTAACAAGCAGTGAGCAGATTGAAGGGTGTATCGCTGAAATAACCAAAATATGTCCTGAGATTATTGAAATTCATTTGCAGAATGACAATGCCAATATGGTGGTTGTATCCATCAATAAACAGGCAGCAGGTAATGCTAAGAAAATCATGGATGCTATTTGGGCTCAATTTGAAGAGAACAAATTTGTTATAGTGTGTGACGATGATGTCAATGTGAGTGATTGGAATGACATCATTTGGGCGGTAACAACACGAATGGATCCGGCGAGAGATACCTTATTTTTACAAAGCGAAGGTGAAACCTCAAAAATGGGGTTAGATGCCACCAATAAATGGGAAGGTGAATGTCTTCGTGAGTGGGGAACACCAATCAAGAAAGACCCAGAAGTTGTTGCGAAAATCGATGCCATTTGGAATGAATTAGGGATTTTCAAATAA
- a CDS encoding uroporphyrinogen-III C-methyltransferase, protein MTKNNNTTQPTEDKPVVTTAPDIKKEPEKTTTHSASNTENIVDKKGRRLGTVAIIISILFSGGAFLASQQQVTQQQIQIAQLEQKLKTADTTLDAKLVAAEQRITDKADEIVRKATVLMQQQDKSIASLQLAIADIKGRRPNDWLLAEADYLVKMAGRKLWLEHDVVSATRLMENADQRISALNDPSLTPLRRAMADDIATLKAIPLIDRDGLVLKLNSLEQQINKLPLASAVLPEADAVEEKHVSTNINDWQSNLKQSLNDFAGHFITYRVREGNVIPLLSPEQHFYLKENIKGKLLLASKALYREQSEVYATSLESAKLWSSQYFQQDDPAVKSFMAQLDSLAKYKVDVRYPKKMKTQALLSDFISERLRRNVQAIGETPKATVKQTETTEGGKS, encoded by the coding sequence ATGACAAAAAATAATAATACAACACAGCCAACCGAAGATAAGCCGGTTGTGACTACAGCCCCTGATATAAAAAAAGAGCCAGAGAAAACCACCACACACTCTGCTTCTAACACAGAAAATATTGTCGATAAAAAAGGCCGTCGCTTAGGGACTGTTGCCATTATTATCTCTATTTTATTCAGTGGCGGTGCCTTCTTAGCATCGCAACAACAAGTTACCCAACAACAAATCCAAATCGCTCAACTTGAGCAAAAATTAAAAACAGCAGATACCACGCTTGATGCAAAACTGGTTGCAGCAGAGCAGCGCATTACCGATAAAGCAGATGAGATTGTACGTAAGGCGACGGTTCTAATGCAGCAACAAGATAAGAGCATTGCGAGCCTTCAATTGGCAATTGCTGATATCAAAGGTCGTCGTCCAAATGACTGGTTACTTGCAGAAGCGGATTACTTAGTAAAAATGGCTGGTCGTAAATTATGGTTGGAACATGATGTGGTCAGTGCAACGCGTTTAATGGAAAACGCAGACCAACGAATTTCTGCATTAAACGATCCAAGCCTTACACCGCTACGTCGCGCAATGGCTGATGACATTGCGACATTAAAAGCGATCCCATTAATTGACCGTGATGGCTTAGTATTAAAACTAAATAGCCTAGAACAACAAATTAATAAACTGCCATTGGCAAGCGCCGTTCTTCCAGAAGCCGATGCTGTCGAAGAAAAACACGTTTCAACCAACATTAATGATTGGCAATCAAACCTAAAACAATCTCTTAATGATTTTGCTGGCCACTTCATTACATATAGAGTTCGTGAAGGTAACGTTATTCCACTACTTAGCCCTGAGCAGCATTTTTACTTAAAAGAGAACATTAAAGGCAAATTGCTACTGGCATCTAAAGCACTTTATCGTGAGCAAAGTGAGGTTTATGCAACATCACTAGAAAGCGCAAAACTGTGGTCTTCTCAGTACTTCCAACAAGATGACCCTGCAGTGAAAAGCTTTATGGCTCAGCTAGACTCTTTAGCAAAATACAAAGTAGACGTTCGTTATCCAAAGAAAATGAAGACTCAAGCGCTATTGTCGGACTTCATTTCAGAGCGACTTCGCCGTAATGTTCAAGCGATTGGTGAAACCCCAAAAGCAACAGTAAAACAGACTGAAACAACTGAAGGAGGTAAATCATGA
- a CDS encoding heme biosynthesis HemY N-terminal domain-containing protein — protein sequence MIRLLLLAIVLVGGLIVGTTFADQQGYVLISVANTTIEMSLTTLVLFIGALIAGLFLLEMIVKRILSVSNYTRGWFSARHLRKARYNTFKGMIKLHEGEWKEAERLITKGGRHNDFPLLNYLAAAEAAQGRQQTDLRDKYLQLASEQDDSTLAVALTSAKLQMRQKQYELALATLQFVKVDYPRNPVLLELLKECYLALNEWQALKNIIHPLSKANLITDQQALELEEKAECGLMAVIATNKGTAGLLEHWDALPKKLKKHVPILICLIQQLQIRKADSEAYIILRDNLKKRADDRLVALLPTLNLADYHPVTVLLESMADYDVRNPVIQSTLAQLYMRTQKWQPAREHFEAALAIREDMSDYAYLARVLDKQNRKQAAADLSRKALTMVDDKG from the coding sequence ATGATCCGATTACTTCTTCTGGCGATTGTCTTAGTCGGTGGATTAATCGTGGGAACAACCTTTGCTGATCAACAAGGCTATGTATTAATATCCGTTGCTAATACGACCATAGAGATGAGCTTAACGACCTTAGTGCTCTTTATTGGTGCTTTGATTGCTGGCTTGTTCTTACTTGAAATGATCGTGAAGCGCATTCTATCTGTGAGTAATTATACTCGTGGTTGGTTTAGTGCTCGTCATTTGCGTAAAGCTCGTTACAACACCTTTAAAGGTATGATTAAACTGCACGAAGGTGAATGGAAAGAGGCTGAGCGTCTAATAACTAAAGGTGGGCGTCATAATGATTTCCCACTATTAAATTATTTGGCTGCTGCGGAAGCGGCTCAAGGTCGTCAGCAAACTGATCTGAGAGATAAATACCTACAATTAGCATCAGAGCAAGATGACAGTACATTAGCGGTTGCATTAACCAGTGCAAAACTGCAAATGCGCCAAAAACAGTATGAACTGGCATTAGCGACCTTACAGTTTGTTAAGGTTGATTACCCTCGTAATCCGGTTTTATTAGAACTACTAAAAGAGTGTTACCTTGCATTAAATGAATGGCAAGCACTGAAAAACATCATTCATCCTTTAAGTAAAGCGAATCTAATTACCGACCAACAAGCCTTAGAGTTAGAAGAAAAAGCAGAATGTGGGTTAATGGCCGTTATTGCGACCAATAAGGGAACCGCTGGTTTACTAGAGCATTGGGATGCCTTACCAAAGAAACTTAAAAAACATGTTCCAATTCTGATTTGTCTCATTCAACAATTACAAATACGTAAAGCAGATTCAGAAGCGTATATTATCTTGCGAGATAACCTAAAGAAACGTGCGGATGATCGTCTCGTTGCTCTACTGCCTACACTAAATCTTGCTGATTATCACCCAGTAACCGTGTTGCTTGAAAGCATGGCAGATTACGATGTTCGTAACCCAGTAATTCAAAGTACATTGGCGCAGCTTTATATGCGAACACAAAAATGGCAGCCAGCGCGTGAACATTTTGAGGCTGCATTAGCGATTCGTGAAGATATGTCTGATTACGCCTATCTTGCGCGAGTATTAGATAAGCAAAACCGCAAACAAGCGGCAGCAGATCTTTCTCGTAAAGCACTGACTATGGTTGATGATAAAGGCTAA
- the hemB gene encoding porphobilinogen synthase — MSVSILGAFPNRRMRRMRKHEFSRRLMAENQLTVNDLIYPMFVLMGKDRRESVESMPGVERLSIDLLLEEAQRLYDLGIPAIALFPVVSQDVKSLCAAEAYNPEGLVQRTVKALKEHVPELGVITDVALDPFTTHGQDGIIDEDGYVMNDVTTEVLIKQALSHAEAGADVVAPSDMMDGRIGEIRKALEKAGHVHTQIMAYSAKYASCYYGPFRDAVGSSSNLKGGNKKNYQMDPANSDEAIHEVAMDINEGADMVMVKPGMPYLDIVRRVKTELQVPTFAYQVSGEYAMHKAAIMNGWLSERDTVMESLLCFKRAGADGILTYFAKDVAEWLAEEKK; from the coding sequence GTGTCTGTATCCATTCTTGGTGCGTTTCCAAACCGCCGCATGCGCCGTATGCGTAAACATGAATTTAGCCGCCGACTAATGGCTGAAAACCAACTAACAGTAAATGATTTGATTTATCCAATGTTTGTTCTTATGGGTAAAGATCGTCGTGAGTCTGTTGAGTCTATGCCGGGTGTTGAGCGTTTATCTATCGATTTACTGCTTGAAGAAGCGCAACGTCTTTATGATTTAGGTATTCCTGCGATTGCACTTTTCCCTGTGGTTTCTCAAGACGTTAAAAGTCTATGTGCTGCTGAAGCTTATAACCCTGAAGGTCTAGTTCAACGTACAGTTAAAGCCCTAAAGGAACATGTTCCAGAGCTTGGTGTGATTACTGATGTGGCTTTAGACCCATTCACAACTCACGGTCAAGACGGCATCATCGATGAAGATGGTTACGTAATGAATGACGTAACGACAGAAGTTCTGATTAAGCAGGCGTTATCACATGCAGAAGCGGGTGCTGATGTGGTGGCTCCGTCTGACATGATGGATGGTCGTATTGGTGAGATCCGTAAAGCACTAGAAAAAGCGGGCCATGTTCATACACAAATCATGGCGTACTCTGCAAAATACGCGTCTTGTTATTATGGCCCGTTCCGTGATGCAGTGGGTTCTTCATCAAACCTGAAAGGCGGTAATAAGAAAAATTACCAGATGGACCCAGCAAACAGTGATGAAGCAATTCATGAAGTGGCAATGGACATCAATGAAGGTGCGGACATGGTGATGGTGAAACCAGGTATGCCTTACTTGGACATCGTTCGTCGTGTTAAAACTGAACTTCAAGTGCCTACGTTTGCTTATCAAGTATCAGGTGAGTACGCGATGCACAAAGCCGCTATTATGAATGGTTGGTTGAGTGAGCGCGATACGGTAATGGAATCACTGCTGTGCTTTAAGCGTGCTGGTGCGGATGGCATCCTAACTTACTTTGCGAAAGATGTAGCAGAGTGGTTGGCGGAAGAGAAGAAGTAA
- the rhlB gene encoding ATP-dependent RNA helicase RhlB translates to MKKTHITEQNFADLGLQPQVIDGLNAKGFIKCTPIQAKALPVLLAGQDIAGQAQTGTGKTLAFLTATFNHLLTTPAPEGRKITQPRAIIMAPTRELAIQIFNDAESLIASTGLKAALAYGGERYEKQQQVIEQGVDILIGTTGRIIDFYKQGHIDFKMIQAVVLDEADRMFDLGFIKDIRFIFRRMPAPTERLNMLFSATLSYRVQELAFEHMQEPEHVVVEPEQKTGHRIKEELFYPSNDHKMALLQTLIEEEWPDRAIIFANTKHKCESVWGHLAADKHRVGLLTGDVPQKKRERILEEFTQGNVDILVATDVAARGLHIPQVTHVFNFDLPNEAEDYVHRIGRTGRAGASGNSISFACEEYAINLPAIEEYIEHSIPQSDYDASALLEDLPAPLRLQRRPQQNRRNNNGQRQGGNRKHTRPRQPRNTQS, encoded by the coding sequence ATGAAAAAGACGCACATCACAGAGCAAAACTTTGCCGACCTAGGTTTACAGCCTCAGGTTATCGATGGTTTGAATGCAAAAGGGTTCATCAAATGTACCCCAATTCAAGCTAAGGCATTGCCGGTACTGCTCGCCGGCCAAGACATTGCAGGCCAGGCCCAAACGGGTACAGGTAAGACGCTAGCGTTCCTTACTGCTACTTTTAATCACCTATTAACGACACCAGCACCAGAAGGTCGTAAAATCACACAACCGCGTGCCATTATCATGGCTCCGACACGTGAATTAGCGATTCAAATCTTCAATGATGCTGAATCACTTATCGCAAGTACAGGCCTAAAAGCGGCACTGGCTTACGGTGGTGAGCGTTATGAAAAACAACAACAAGTGATTGAGCAAGGTGTTGATATTTTGATCGGTACAACCGGTCGTATTATCGACTTTTACAAGCAAGGTCACATCGACTTTAAGATGATTCAAGCTGTTGTTCTTGATGAAGCCGATCGTATGTTCGATTTAGGTTTTATTAAAGATATTCGCTTTATCTTCCGTCGTATGCCTGCGCCAACAGAGCGTTTGAACATGCTGTTCTCTGCCACGTTATCTTACCGTGTGCAAGAGCTTGCGTTTGAACACATGCAAGAGCCAGAGCACGTTGTTGTTGAGCCAGAGCAAAAAACAGGTCATCGCATTAAGGAAGAGCTTTTCTATCCTTCAAATGATCATAAAATGGCATTACTTCAAACACTTATTGAAGAAGAATGGCCAGATCGTGCGATTATTTTTGCAAACACAAAACACAAATGTGAATCAGTTTGGGGTCACCTAGCTGCTGATAAACACCGTGTTGGCCTTCTAACTGGTGACGTTCCACAGAAAAAACGTGAGCGCATTTTAGAAGAGTTCACACAAGGTAATGTTGATATCTTAGTTGCTACCGATGTGGCTGCTCGTGGCCTACATATTCCACAAGTAACGCATGTATTTAACTTTGATTTACCAAACGAAGCAGAAGATTACGTTCACCGTATTGGCCGTACAGGTCGTGCTGGTGCAAGCGGTAACTCTATTAGCTTCGCATGTGAAGAATACGCAATTAACCTTCCTGCTATCGAAGAATATATTGAGCATTCAATCCCACAATCTGATTACGACGCTTCGGCATTACTAGAAGATTTGCCAGCTCCACTACGACTTCAACGTCGTCCACAGCAAAATCGTCGTAATAACAATGGTCAACGTCAAGGCGGTAACCGTAAGCATACTCGCCCACGTCAACCACGTAATACTCAGTCGTAA
- the rho gene encoding transcription termination factor Rho, translated as MNLTELKNRPVSDLVALGETLGLENLARLRKQDIIFSILKQHAKSGEDIFGDGVLEILQDGFGFLRSADSSYLAGPDDIYVSPSQIRRFNLRTGDTIAGKIRPSKDGERYFALLKVNAVNHDRPDNARNKILFENLTPLHANDRLRMERGNGSTEDITARVLDLASPIGRGQRGLIVAPPKAGKTMLLQNIAQSIAHNHPECELMVLLIDERPEEVTEMQRLVKGEVVASTFDEPASRHVQVAEMVIEKAKRLVEHKKDVVILLDSITRLARAYNTVIPSSGKVLTGGVDANALHRPKRFFGAARNVEEGGSLTIIATALVDTGSKMDEVIYEEFKGTGNMELHLNRKIAEKRVFPAIDFNRSGTRREELLTKADELQKMWILRKIVHPMGEIDAMEFLIDKLSMTKTNDEFFDAMRRQ; from the coding sequence ATGAATCTTACTGAACTTAAAAACCGACCTGTATCGGACCTTGTTGCTCTTGGCGAAACACTAGGCCTAGAAAACTTAGCTCGTCTAAGAAAACAAGACATTATTTTTTCTATTCTTAAGCAGCACGCAAAGAGTGGCGAAGATATATTCGGTGACGGTGTTCTAGAGATTCTGCAAGATGGCTTTGGTTTCCTTCGCTCGGCAGACAGTTCTTACTTGGCGGGTCCTGATGATATTTATGTATCGCCAAGCCAAATTCGTCGTTTTAACCTGCGTACTGGTGATACCATTGCCGGAAAGATTCGCCCATCAAAAGATGGCGAACGCTACTTTGCTCTTCTTAAAGTAAACGCTGTAAACCACGACCGTCCTGATAACGCACGTAATAAAATCCTTTTTGAAAACCTTACTCCTCTACATGCTAACGATCGTTTACGCATGGAACGTGGTAATGGTTCAACAGAAGATATTACAGCACGTGTTCTTGATTTAGCATCACCAATTGGCCGTGGCCAACGTGGTCTTATTGTTGCTCCGCCAAAAGCGGGTAAAACAATGTTACTTCAAAACATTGCTCAAAGTATTGCGCATAACCACCCTGAGTGTGAGTTGATGGTTCTACTTATCGACGAACGTCCAGAAGAAGTAACAGAGATGCAACGCCTAGTTAAAGGTGAAGTAGTTGCATCAACGTTTGATGAGCCAGCGTCTCGTCACGTTCAAGTTGCTGAAATGGTTATCGAGAAAGCAAAACGTCTTGTTGAACATAAGAAAGACGTAGTTATCTTACTTGACTCAATCACTCGTCTAGCTCGAGCATATAACACAGTGATCCCATCATCTGGTAAAGTTCTTACTGGTGGTGTAGATGCAAACGCACTTCACCGTCCTAAGCGCTTCTTCGGTGCTGCACGTAACGTTGAAGAAGGTGGTAGCTTAACTATCATCGCAACAGCACTTGTTGATACTGGCTCTAAAATGGATGAAGTTATCTACGAAGAGTTTAAAGGTACAGGTAACATGGAATTACACCTAAACCGTAAGATTGCGGAAAAACGTGTATTCCCAGCTATCGACTTTAACCGTTCAGGTACTCGTCGTGAAGAGCTGTTAACTAAAGCTGATGAGCTACAGAAAATGTGGATTCTACGTAAGATTGTTCACCCAATGGGCGAAATCGATGCGATGGAATTCTTAATTGATAAGCTATCAATGACGAAAACAAATGATGAGTTCTTTGATGCGATGCGTCGTCAGTAA
- a CDS encoding 2Fe-2S iron-sulfur cluster-binding protein — translation MKKITLLPQQKEFSIEEGQTILDAALEAGINYPNRCQVGACAMCLCKKLEGEIEYDLEPLLTDKEQQEGWVFACQATAKSDLVLLLE, via the coding sequence ATGAAAAAAATAACCTTACTACCACAGCAAAAAGAATTTAGCATCGAAGAAGGACAAACCATTCTTGATGCGGCACTCGAGGCGGGAATTAATTATCCAAACCGATGCCAAGTCGGCGCATGTGCTATGTGCTTATGCAAAAAATTAGAGGGTGAAATTGAATACGATTTAGAGCCTCTTCTTACCGATAAAGAACAACAAGAAGGGTGGGTATTTGCGTGTCAGGCAACAGCAAAAAGTGATTTAGTGCTGTTGTTAGAATAA